From the Candidatus Eisenbacteria bacterium genome, the window ATCAGGGGAAGCGGATTGTCCGGAGCCATCGCCCGCTCCCAGAGGACCCGAAGGCGCGGATCTGCCGCCGCCGCGTCGCGCCGGAGCGTGAAGGGGACATAGAGTGCGAAGCTCGCCCAGCCGGCGCTCGGCGCCAGGGCGGCGAAGCGGTCGGCGTGCGCGAGCCCCACGTGCCAGGTGCCGTGCCCCCCCATCGAATGCCCCGTCAGGATCACCCGATCCTGATCGATCGGGAAGCGCTCGAGAATGTTGTCCAGCGTCTCCATCGCGTTGCGCCTGCCCCAATCCTGCCAGTCGAAGCCGAAGGGGCGCGTGTTCGTCGGGGCCGCGACGTAGGCCCAGTCCTTGGGCGCGTAGGAGCCCGCCTGAGGATCCGGGCGGACGCCGGCCCCGTGGAGAGAGAGGATCAGCGCGAATGGCCCGCGACTGTCGCTTGATGGCGGCAGGAGGGCACAGTGCTGGACCGATCCGTCCTGCCTCGATCGAAAAGTCAGGATCCGCGAGGCGGACTTCTCCCGCACGCGAAGGGAACAGGGGTAGGCCCGATCGACTCCCTCCGCCGAGACGACGATCTTCCCACGCCAGAACGCCCCGCCCGGCGCGGACGACCGCGCCCACACCGGAAATGGGAGCTTCAAGATCCCCTCCGGAGGAAGGCACGGGATCGGGATCTCGACCGTCTCCTCCTCGACCATGCCCTCATCCCCGAACCGCAACAGGGCGCCGCGGATCTCGCGTCCGCTCGTATTGACGATCGGAGCGGCCCCCCAGCCCTCGAGCGCCTCACCCTCGACAAGGTCGGGGAGCGTCAGGTCGCCCGCCAGCAACTCGAGCGGACCTCTCGATCGCACGAGACGCAGCGAGACTTCGCGGGGACCGAATCCGGAAACGCGGACGACCACCGAATGCCGCCCCGCCTCCAGATCGATCGGCGCGCGAAACTCCCCGATTCCGTACGGATTCCCCACATAGCGCGCCCCGTCGATGTAGAGCGTGCCGATCCCCGAGGTCTCGATCCCGTAGCTCCCCGGCGAGTCGAGGTCGATCGTTCCATGGGCCAGCGCGGCGCCGACGATCCCCGCGACCCCCCATTGATCGCTCAGCGCATCCCAGTCGACCCCCTGGTGCTCGAGCTTGAGCATCCCGCCGTCCGACGAGACGCGGGTCCAGCGCGCCCACCCTCCCGGCGCCATCAGGCTCGGGACGGAGTCGCCCTCGACGGGCTCGACACGCGCGGGATCGATCGGCCAGGCCGGATCGACGAGCCCTTCGCGTGATCCCACGGGGAATGGCCCGATCACCAGCCACTGGGCGACATGGAGGGTATCCCCCGCGCCTGATATGGCCGGAGCGAGCGTCGCGCCCAAGGAATCCGCCGCGCCCGCGGGCGATCGGATGGGCGCGCCAAGGGCGAGGACAATCACGAACGCCCCGCATGCGCGCGATAGCGCGGCCGGCGAAGCGGGAATGCCCCGGCGCGCTCGCGTCGCGTCTGCTCGCCTCTCAGACTCCGTCAAGCCCATCTGGGCCGCCGGGCCGCGGCATCTATCGTTCAGCCTCCGGCCTCCTGTGCACCAGGGTCGCCGACGCCTGGGCGGTCGGCAGCAAGAGGACCTCCGCCACATCGACATGCGCGGGGCGCGTCGCGCAGAAGAGAACAACCTCCGCGACGTCGTCGGGCGTGAGCGGCTCAAGCCCCTGGTAGACGCGTCGCGCCCGCGCCTCGTCCCCGTGGAAGCGGACGAGACTGAACTCGGTCTCGACCAGACCGGGATCGACGGTCGTCACTCTGATCGGCGTGTCGACGAGGTCCATCCGAAGCCCCGCGGAGAGCGCGCGGACCGCCGCTTTTGTGGCGCAGTAGACATTCCCTCCGGGATACGACTCGTGGCCCGCGATCGAGCCGATGTTGATGATCTGTCCCCTTCCCCGCCGCAGCATCCCCGGCAGGACGGCGCGGGTGACATGAAGAAGCCCCTTGATGTTCGTGTCGATCATCTCCGCCCAGTCGTCCGGGCGCCCGTCCTGCAGCTTGTCGAGCCCGCGGCTCAGTCCCGCGTTGTTCACGAGGAGATCGATCGAGGACCATGCATCGGGAAGAGCGGCGATCGTCTTCTCGACGGCCAGCTCGTCACGCACGTCGAGGACGAGCAGATGGATCTCCGTCCGGAGTCGATCCGCGATCCCCCGCGCCGCTTCCGCGAGCCTCTCGCTCCGGCGCGCGGCGAGCAGGATACGCGCCCCTTCCCGCGCGAACGCTTCGGCGCAGGATCGGCCGATCCCGCTGCTTGCCCCGGTGATGAAGACCGTCGAGCCTCGGAGCGTCATGGCAACCGACTCTAGGTGCCGCCCCCGAAGGGGTCAAGCCGGCAGGATGGCCGGCAGAACAGCGCTCCCCGGCTCTCGCAGCGGCGGCGCCATCGCCCCTGGACAGATCGCGGGCGAAGCCCGCCGCGCGGCTTCGCCTCTTCCCGCCCCGCCTCCCGGCTGCTAAGATCTCCTACTGGATTCCCGAAGGGGAGGCGCGGCCGCCCAAGAGGGCGGGCGGGGCGGAGGGAGCCGTCTGGGCCTGCAGGGCCCCGCGGCGCGACTGCTCGCTTCTCAGTGGCCGCCAAACCGGTCTAGGAGGGGAACGTGAACCACAGTATCCATCGAATCTCTGCGTTGTTTCTGGCCGCCTCGACTCTCATTGTCCCGCTCGCCCTCGCCGAGGAGACGGGAGGACCCGCGGGATCGCTCGCAACACGCACCGTCAACACCATCCCGACCGCCGACGGCGCGGTGCAGATCACGATCCCCCCGGGATGGGAGATCAACACCCGCCTCGCCGAGGACTATGTCGTCTTCGCGTTCCTGCATCCAAGCGGCCCGAAGCTCGGCGATGAGATCCCGGTATGGCTGATCGTCGATCGGTGCCAGCGATACCTCGCCGAGGACTTCGAGAAGCTGCTCAAGCGGGTCCTGCTGCAAGGAGCCGAGCAAGGATATGTCCTGCGCGAGAGCGCGAGCATACCCACGGCCGACGGCCGCCTCGTCACCAACTGCGCCTTCGAGCCGACCGAGGACGGGACCGAGCGCGGCCTCGCTCTTCTTCCCTCCGCGAGCGGCGCGATCACCTTCCGCTATCAGTGCGCGTCCGCAGAGGAGTGGAAGGCCCGACGGCCGGAGATCGAGGGAGTCCTCCGCGGCCTGCGCTTCTTTCCGATGCAGGCGACCAAGGAGGCTCCGGCCCCGGAGAAGTGAAGCTCCGCGCCGGCTGTGGAGGCGCGCCGCCAGGTCCCCCGGAGGCGGGGGAGCTAGAGTCTGATGGAGGCGAGGAGCGAGAAGCCGATCGTCTTGGCGCGCCCTCCGCCGGGGCGGTTCCCCGGATGGCGCACGAGGCTTCCCCGCGTGAGCAAGCTCACGCTCACGTTGTCGCGAGGATCCCAACTCCACCGGAGCGACGCTCCCCGCTCCCGCTCGACAGGCCCGCTGACCGTGAGCGCCCGCCTCGTCGGACTCGTCACTGCCGCCAGGCTCTCCGACCAGGCCTCTCCCAGATCTCCGGCGCCCCGGTTGGCGTAGAGGAGCCCGATCTCGATTCTCAGGTCTCTCCCCGCGTAACGCCCCAAGCGAAGGCGAATCGCTTCCTGATCGGGCCCGTCCCGTTCGCCGATTCCTCTGCCTTGGTGGATCCAGCCGAGATCCCCATCGTGTCCGTAGTAGACGCCGTAGGCATACCGCGAGATCTTCGCGGCCTCGAGGCCGACATCGATGGGCGCGCCTCCGACGGACGGCATGAAGGCGACGCCGATCCGAAATCCGACGCGGGCGGGCGCCTTGCCGCTCGCGGCCGGCAAGTCGTCGACGAGAAGCTCCGCATAGGCCAGGCTCCGCGCGGCCGGCCTCCAGCAGACGTCGGCGCCGGCGAGGACATTGTTGCGCTGGCGCATCCTGAGCGAATCGACCGCCGAGTCCTGCCAGTCGAGCCTCTGGACGAGCGTATAGGGAAGCAGACCGAGCAGGTAGAGAGGGTGATCGAAGCCTCCATAGAAGCGGACCCCCTCGAAGATCGCGACGCGCAGGTCGGGGCCGAGGGGAACCTCCAGTCTGTGGGCGGCGATCCCGCGCTCCTCGGCAACATTGAGGCTGCCGGAGAAGGATCGAAAACGGATTCCCGCCGGGAGCGAGAGATCGTACTCCAGGAAGTTGATCGGGGCCGACGCGCCGTCGAGGAGGAGAGCGGAGCCCCAGCCGGGCCCCCAGCGGTGTCTGCCTCGGGCGAGACGCGCCCAGAATCCGTCCGCCGCGACCGCTGCGCTCGCTTCATCGAGGAAGTACAGGATGTCCGTTCCCGCGACGAGCGGGTCGCCGAAGGAGCGTCCCTCGCGGATCTTGCCGACAAAGATCTCCCCCTGCAGGGCGACCGTCCGTCCAAGCAGGAAGACGCCGTAGATTCCGGCGCGCGTCGAGTCGCCGATTGTCTGCAGGCCGTCCCTGCTCCTGCCGTGCAGAGAAAAGGCGCCTCCCAACCTCAACTCGCTGGAGGCTCCATCGAGGGCGAGGCTGTTCTGAGGATGCGGCCGCTCCGCGAGCAGGATCGCGGGTGGAGTCTCCCTGTGCCGAGGCCTCTCTCCAAGCCTTCGCAGCTCCCTCGAGAACCGCCGGTCGAGACGAGCGAAAGGAATCTCAGAGGCGGCGGAAGCGACCGGTCCGGCGCGCGAGGCGCCGGCGATCCATCGCGCGGCTTCTCCCCGGGGGATCGGCCGCATGGAGGAGATCCCCGCCGGCATAGCGCCGGAGAGCTCGAGCAGGTAGAGATCTTCCCAAGCCGCGTCGCCGGCGTTCAGGATCTCGGGGGCGAGGCGATCGCCCCGCGCTCCGGCGGCGAGCAGGCCGAACAGAGCCGCAAGGAAACCTGCCGATAAGGCGCTTCTTCGAGAGGCCAACGCCATCACGACGGCAGTCTCGGTCCGATGCGCCCCGTTTGGAAGGGGAATCTCGCCCACGACCGCTCGATCCTCCTTGCTCCGCCCGCGTTCGCCCGCAAGAATCGCCCCATGGTTGCCGCGCTGCCATGGGTCCTGCTCGCCACGACGCTCCTGCAGAGCGCCGCCGGCAGGCAGGTCCCGCCGGAGGCAGTCCCTCCGGCGCCGGGAGTGCGCGATCCCGTCTTCGCCTACCTGATAGGCATGATCGATATGCGCCTCCATGGGACGATCGATTCCGAGACGCTCGCGGGGGCCATCGGGCGCTCCGGGAATCCAAGCGTTCTCCCCTACGATCGTCTGGCGACCCTGAGCCGACTCCCGGAGGAGGAAGCGCGGACCAACCGGATCGATCTCTCCTTTCGCAAGCCGCTGCGCATCCCCGTTCCGTACCGGATCCTCGGGTACGCGCCCGGCAGCTTCCGCGCGTCGCGGCGCGTCGAGCTGCGGGAGTGGGATCTGGGCGGGATCGTCCTGCGCCACGACGATCCCTCGGGTCCGGTCGATCTCCACCTCTCCGACGTCCATCTCTTCGGCATCCTCGAGGGAGAAGTCCTCGTGGACGTGGATGGCTGGCTCGACTCGCTCCTCGGCGGGCGCCTCGACGACACGCGCATCACGGGCCTCGTCCTCTTCCGCCACGCGGGCGAGCTCTGGGGGATGGCGGTCGGTTACAACCGCGCATGGAAGGGGCGGTCGGGGCTCTTCAGCTTCAAGGAGGACCGGATCCGCTTCCCCAGCCCGCCGCAGATGAAGACGACGGCCTGGAAGATGCGCCAGATCCTCGAGGGGCTCGAGCCGTCCCTGCGCCCGGACAGTCTCCGCGCCTCGACTCTCCGCGACGCCTCGCGGGGCTGAAATTAAGAGATCCGGGGCGCGAGGCCCCGGATCTCAGGCATGACCAGACTGAGCGGTTCGGCTTACCTGTAGTTCGCCTTGATCTTGCCCCAAGTGGTCGACTCGGTCGCGATCGGCGGCTCACCCCAGTAGATGACCCACGCCGAATCCCAAGTCGCCCAGCCGGGCACGATGATCGAGACACCGGTCCAGTTCGTGGCCGGATCGTTCCAGGTGTCCCACCAACTGGCCTCGCACACACTGATCCCGAGGCCCGGATACATCCGGTGGAACCACTGGGTTACGCCGGTGTCTACCGCAGGCGTGCCCGGATCGTCATAGAGATCGAAGTCGAAGTCGGCCGTGACGCTTGTCCAGTACCACTTGTCGAGGACCGGGAAGAACGCCGGGTGCAGGTAGATGCACGCGCCCTCATGCCGAGCCATACCAGTGGTGATATCGACCGTGGTGAACTGGCCCGTGGGAACGTACTCGTTGTAAACGATCGTTCCGATGGCGCCCTCGCCGGCGATCGTACCATCCGGACACCAAGGATACATCCCGCCCATGTCGACCGCCTCATAGAACTTCACGCAGAAGCCATGGAGGCCGCCGACATTGTGGCGGTATGCCCAACCGGAGAGGTTGTAGCGCGCCCACAGCTTGATGGCCGTGATCGGACGCTCCTCGTAGCAGATCCAGTCGTCGGCGCCCCGGCGGCCGTCAGCGGGGAAATCCCCGGCATTGATGGCGTTCACGAAGCAGCCGCCGCTGTACGCGGTGGAGCTGGGGGGGGTGTACTCGTCGTACATTCCCGTGTCCCAGTAGACAGTGATGTCGCCAGCGCAATCGAAGCGCCCACCGGTACCGCCAGCGGGGATACCGTCGTTCACATCGAATGTCGCGACGTCTGCAAACGCGGGAAGGGTCAGGGCTAGGAGACCCACAGCCGCAATAGCAAAGACCTTACGCATTGGCTCCTCCCTACGCGGGGTAAGTATTGAACAACTAGAAAGTCCATGGACTCAACGAGCCGCGCCCGGAACCCGCCGTGATCCCACGGACCTGCTCTTCCGACCCGAGAAAGGGACGTGCAATCCCGAGCCGCGTTGCAGGTCTTGGCTTGGCTACGGAATATAATACCACGTTTCCCCCTTCTGTCAATGGGCTTATCGGTGCGGGAGAGCGCCTTCTTTAGGAAACTTGACCCTTGGCGGCCCCGAGTCTAGCCTCCTTTGCAGGGATGGAATCGACTCACTCCAGGGAGGTTCTAGGATCATGTCCGACAGAAGTTCGAGCGGCGACAAGCTGGCCTATCTGCTTATAGGAGCTGGAATTGGAGCGACGCTAGCCCTGTTGTTCGCTCCCAAGTCCGGCCGGGAGCTCCGGCGGGACATCGCCGGCGTGACGCGCAAGACCTACCACAAGGGGGAGGAGCTCGCGCATAGCGTCGGCGACAAGGTCTCGGAAGGATTGGGGCGCGTCCGGGAGACGGCGGAAAAGGAGAAGGGCAAAATCGCCGCCGCCATCGAGGCCGGCAAGCAGGCCTACCGTGAGGAGCGCCAGAGGGGCGATTCCTAGAGCCTGTCTCCACCGGGCCTTTGAGGCCAGCGGTGGCCATCGGCAGGGTTCTCCGGGCGGGAGCCGGCCGAGCAGGAGGTTCCCATGTCGGCCTTCGAGATCGTTCTCGCCTCTGCGATCATCATCGCCGCGGCTCTTCAGGTCGTCGTCCTCTTCTTCCTCTATCGGGTCGTCGCGCGACTCGCCGAGCGAACGGAGAAGCTCCTGTCGACTCTCGAGCCCGAGCTGGATGACTTGGCGGTC encodes:
- a CDS encoding YtxH domain-containing protein, translated to MSDRSSSGDKLAYLLIGAGIGATLALLFAPKSGRELRRDIAGVTRKTYHKGEELAHSVGDKVSEGLGRVRETAEKEKGKIAAAIEAGKQAYREERQRGDS
- a CDS encoding SDR family oxidoreductase, whose protein sequence is MTLRGSTVFITGASSGIGRSCAEAFAREGARILLAARRSERLAEAARGIADRLRTEIHLLVLDVRDELAVEKTIAALPDAWSSIDLLVNNAGLSRGLDKLQDGRPDDWAEMIDTNIKGLLHVTRAVLPGMLRRGRGQIINIGSIAGHESYPGGNVYCATKAAVRALSAGLRMDLVDTPIRVTTVDPGLVETEFSLVRFHGDEARARRVYQGLEPLTPDDVAEVVLFCATRPAHVDVAEVLLLPTAQASATLVHRRPEAER
- a CDS encoding capsule assembly Wzi family protein, with amino-acid sequence MDVGEVEIDRTRGIVVAQDDPAQIPLPQLDAPRRAEAAGRVPEDPVRNGDAQRLAKGEIDPVGPRFLLRESAQGRQTIVGENAWIPGAPDGPRERLGIDRPMEAHIDHAYQVGEDGIAHSRRRRDCLRRDLPAGGALQERRGEQDPWQRGNHGAILAGERGRSKEDRAVVGEIPLPNGAHRTETAVVMALASRRSALSAGFLAALFGLLAAGARGDRLAPEILNAGDAAWEDLYLLELSGAMPAGISSMRPIPRGEAARWIAGASRAGPVASAASEIPFARLDRRFSRELRRLGERPRHRETPPAILLAERPHPQNSLALDGASSELRLGGAFSLHGRSRDGLQTIGDSTRAGIYGVFLLGRTVALQGEIFVGKIREGRSFGDPLVAGTDILYFLDEASAAVAADGFWARLARGRHRWGPGWGSALLLDGASAPINFLEYDLSLPAGIRFRSFSGSLNVAEERGIAAHRLEVPLGPDLRVAIFEGVRFYGGFDHPLYLLGLLPYTLVQRLDWQDSAVDSLRMRQRNNVLAGADVCWRPAARSLAYAELLVDDLPAASGKAPARVGFRIGVAFMPSVGGAPIDVGLEAAKISRYAYGVYYGHDGDLGWIHQGRGIGERDGPDQEAIRLRLGRYAGRDLRIEIGLLYANRGAGDLGEAWSESLAAVTSPTRRALTVSGPVERERGASLRWSWDPRDNVSVSLLTRGSLVRHPGNRPGGGRAKTIGFSLLASIRL